A genome region from Anolis carolinensis isolate JA03-04 chromosome 6, rAnoCar3.1.pri, whole genome shotgun sequence includes the following:
- the agfg2 gene encoding arf-GAP domain and FG repeat-containing protein 2 isoform X1, producing MAAGGSGPRKPGSPRDAESEVWSRRVRELVSSAPASRLCFECGQRGVTYVDITIGSFVCTTCSGALRGLNPPHRVKSISMTTFTESEIHFLQTRGNEACRKIWLGTFDPRTSLLPDSQDPQKVKEFLQEKYEKKRWYVSPEQAKGLASLSSQSSTAEAKTLMGDSGPSSSATAAAKLSQAPEKAHPPAPPPAKKASVDLLADIGGDPFAAPQPGPAFTAFPAFGSPVPGHPTFTSFDAFGGSHMASAFGDAMASGHSPFQSPPLHAGGTHLGGFPASPASQPGVSIPDMGGAFRMGGVPSSVFGALSQSPVLPPQSPAPAYAACTNPFATSAAAQPTLPSTNPFQTNGLGPGAFVVGSPSSFSSSSSSPLSGVFGSPLQQQPQPQAPLFPPQAVLAQQNGGGSPFSGFAVPKAGQRPLGQPVGISTNPFVTPMSPSPFSLAKHPHTNPFL from the exons ATGGCGGCGGGCGGGAGCGGGCCGAGGAAGCCGGGCTCCCCGCGGGACGCGGAGTCGGAGGTGTGGTCCCGCCGGGTGCGGGAGCTGGTCAGCTCGGCCCCGGCCAGCCGCCTCTGCTTCGAGTGCGGGCAGCGCGGCGTCACCTACGTCGACATCACCATCGGCAGCTTCGTCTGCACCACCTGCTCGGGGGCGCT CCGAGGCCTGAACCCTCCTCACCGGGTCAAGTCCATCTCCATGACGACCTTCACGGAGAGCGAGATCCATTTCCTCCAGACCCGTGGGAACGAG GCCTGTCGCAAGATCTGGTTGGGCACCTTTGACCCTCGGACGTCTCTGCTGCCGGACTCCCAGGACCCCCAGAAGGTGAAGGAGTTCCTCCAGGAGAAATACGAGAAGAAGAGATG GTACGTCTCCCCAGAGCAAGCCAAAGGCCTGGCCTCCCTGTCTTCCCAGAGCTCCACCGCAGAGGCAAAGACGCTGATGGGTGATTCGGGGCCTTCCTCCTCTGCAACAGCCGCAGCCAAGCTTTCCCAG GCCCCAGAGAAGGCCCATCCGCCGGCCCCTCCACCGGCCAAGAAAGCCAGCGTGGACCTCCTGGCCGACATCGGAGGAGACCCCTTTGCGGCCCCCCAGCCCGGACCTGCCTTCACAGCCTTCCCTGCCTTCGGGA GCCCGGTGCCAGGCCACCCCACCTTCACCAGTTTCGATGCCTTTGGTGGGAGCCACATGGCCTCGGCCTTTGGGGACGCAATGGCCTCCGGCCACAGCCCTTTCCAGAGTCCTCCGCTGCATGCAG GGGGCACCCACCTGGGCGGATTCCCGGCCTCCCCAGCCAGCCAACCAGGGGTCAGCATTCCGGACATGGGCGGGGCCTTCAGAATGGGCGGAGTTCCAAGCAG TGTCTTTGGGGCCCTGAGCCAGTCTCCTGTCCTGCCTCCACAAAGCCCGGCCCCGGCCTACGCAG CTTGCACCAACCCCTTTGCCACGTCTGCCGCAGCGCAGCCCACCCTGCCTTCCACGAACCCTTTCCAGACTAACGGCTTGGGCCCAG GGGCCTTTGTGGTGGGCTCTCCCAgcagcttctcctcctcctcctcctccccgcttTCGGGGGTCTTTGGGTCTCCGTTGCAGCAGCAGCCACAGCCCCAGGCCCCCCTCTTCCCTCCGCAAGCGGTCCTGGCCCAGCAGAACGGCGGTG GGTCACCTTTCAGCGGATTCGCCGTGCCCAAAGCCGGACAGAGGCCGCTCGGACAGCCGGTTGGCATCTCCACCAATCCTTTTGTG ACCCCGATGTCGCCCTCGCCCTTCTCCCTGGCGAAGCACCCCCACACCAACCCCTTCTTATAG
- the agfg2 gene encoding arf-GAP domain and FG repeat-containing protein 2 isoform X2 has product MAAGGSGPRKPGSPRDAESEVWSRRVRELVSSAPASRLCFECGQRGVTYVDITIGSFVCTTCSGALRGLNPPHRVKSISMTTFTESEIHFLQTRGNEACRKIWLGTFDPRTSLLPDSQDPQKVKEFLQEKYEKKRWYVSPEQAKGLASLSSQSSTAEAKTLMGDSGPSSSATAAAKLSQAPEKAHPPAPPPAKKASVDLLADIGGDPFAAPQPGPAFTAFPAFGSPVPGHPTFTSFDAFGGSHMASAFGDAMASGHSPFQSPPLHAGGTHLGGFPASPASQPGVSIPDMGGAFRMGGVPSSVFGALSQSPVLPPQSPAPAYAGAFVVGSPSSFSSSSSSPLSGVFGSPLQQQPQPQAPLFPPQAVLAQQNGGGSPFSGFAVPKAGQRPLGQPVGISTNPFVTPMSPSPFSLAKHPHTNPFL; this is encoded by the exons ATGGCGGCGGGCGGGAGCGGGCCGAGGAAGCCGGGCTCCCCGCGGGACGCGGAGTCGGAGGTGTGGTCCCGCCGGGTGCGGGAGCTGGTCAGCTCGGCCCCGGCCAGCCGCCTCTGCTTCGAGTGCGGGCAGCGCGGCGTCACCTACGTCGACATCACCATCGGCAGCTTCGTCTGCACCACCTGCTCGGGGGCGCT CCGAGGCCTGAACCCTCCTCACCGGGTCAAGTCCATCTCCATGACGACCTTCACGGAGAGCGAGATCCATTTCCTCCAGACCCGTGGGAACGAG GCCTGTCGCAAGATCTGGTTGGGCACCTTTGACCCTCGGACGTCTCTGCTGCCGGACTCCCAGGACCCCCAGAAGGTGAAGGAGTTCCTCCAGGAGAAATACGAGAAGAAGAGATG GTACGTCTCCCCAGAGCAAGCCAAAGGCCTGGCCTCCCTGTCTTCCCAGAGCTCCACCGCAGAGGCAAAGACGCTGATGGGTGATTCGGGGCCTTCCTCCTCTGCAACAGCCGCAGCCAAGCTTTCCCAG GCCCCAGAGAAGGCCCATCCGCCGGCCCCTCCACCGGCCAAGAAAGCCAGCGTGGACCTCCTGGCCGACATCGGAGGAGACCCCTTTGCGGCCCCCCAGCCCGGACCTGCCTTCACAGCCTTCCCTGCCTTCGGGA GCCCGGTGCCAGGCCACCCCACCTTCACCAGTTTCGATGCCTTTGGTGGGAGCCACATGGCCTCGGCCTTTGGGGACGCAATGGCCTCCGGCCACAGCCCTTTCCAGAGTCCTCCGCTGCATGCAG GGGGCACCCACCTGGGCGGATTCCCGGCCTCCCCAGCCAGCCAACCAGGGGTCAGCATTCCGGACATGGGCGGGGCCTTCAGAATGGGCGGAGTTCCAAGCAG TGTCTTTGGGGCCCTGAGCCAGTCTCCTGTCCTGCCTCCACAAAGCCCGGCCCCGGCCTACGCAG GGGCCTTTGTGGTGGGCTCTCCCAgcagcttctcctcctcctcctcctccccgcttTCGGGGGTCTTTGGGTCTCCGTTGCAGCAGCAGCCACAGCCCCAGGCCCCCCTCTTCCCTCCGCAAGCGGTCCTGGCCCAGCAGAACGGCGGTG GGTCACCTTTCAGCGGATTCGCCGTGCCCAAAGCCGGACAGAGGCCGCTCGGACAGCCGGTTGGCATCTCCACCAATCCTTTTGTG ACCCCGATGTCGCCCTCGCCCTTCTCCCTGGCGAAGCACCCCCACACCAACCCCTTCTTATAG